One window of Medicago truncatula cultivar Jemalong A17 chromosome 2, MtrunA17r5.0-ANR, whole genome shotgun sequence genomic DNA carries:
- the LOC11433869 gene encoding beta carbonic anhydrase 5, chloroplastic, translated as MAIPSSISDPFASKFLPLSSSSYNPSRISVPAQITAKIEQTHLTALRRSQCSSLKASMGSPGFTQQLNNSKLDTLAEVKDGRDDIFNDLKDRFLSFKKNVYMENPEQFESLAKVQTPKFMVIACADSRVCPSNILGFQPGDAFTIRNVANLVPTFESGPSETNAALEFAVNTLLVENILVVGHSCCGGIRALMGMQDDGSTSFIKSWVIHGKNAKVKTKVSASNLDFDHQCTHCEKESINHSLVNLLSYPWIKEKVENEELSIHGGYYDFVNCSFEKWTLDYRGTKLEENGRIVTKNKVFWS; from the exons ATGGCAATTCCTTCTTCAATCTCTGATCCATTTGCTTCAAAGTTTCTACCTTTATCTTCTTCCAGTTATAACCCATCAAGG ATCTCTGTTCCTGCGCAAATTACGGCTAAAATTGAGCAGACCCATTTGACGGCATTAAG GAGAAGTCAGTGTTCTTCTTTAAAGGCTTCTATGGGATCTCCAGGATTTACTCAGCAACTCAATAACAGCAAGTTAGATACTTTAGCAGAAGTTAAAGACGGACGTGATGATATATTTAATGATCTGAAGGATagatttttaagttttaagaaGAATGTATACAT GGAAAATCCTGAACAGTTTGAAAGTCTTGCCAAGGTTCAAACGCCAAAG TTCATGGTTATTGCCTGTGCAGATTCCAGGGTATGCCCCTCCAATATTTTGGGATTTCAACCAGGAGACGCATTCACAATCCGCAATGTTGCTAATTTGGTTCCTACCTTTGAG AGTGGACCCTCCGAAACAAATGCTGCATTAGAATTTGCAGTGAACACTCTTCTG GTTGAGAACATCTTAGTTGTTGGCCACAGCTGCTGTGGGGGTATACGCGCCCTTATGGGTATGCAAGATGATGGCAGTACAAG CTTTATCAAAAGTTGGGTTATTCATGGAAAAAATGCAAAAGTGAAAACCAAGGTTTCTGCTTCCAACCTCGACTTTGATCACCAGTGTACGCATTGCGAGAAG GAATCAATTAACCATTCCTTAGTAAACCTACTTAGTTACCCTTGGATCAAAGAAAAGGTGGAGAACGAAGAACTCTCTATTCATGGTGGTTACTATGACTTTGTTAATTGTTCGTTTGAGAAATGGACATTGGACTATAGGGGAACCAAGCTGGAGGAAAATGGCAGAattgttacaaaaaataaagtattttgGTCCTGA
- the LOC11433870 gene encoding uncharacterized protein — MDGSNRGEAERWLYTANKLLSARDLHGARSFAIRAQESDPRFEATELLLAVIDTLLAGEARIKEQIDYYAILQILRYTQNIEYIADQYRRLAILLDPNRNPFAYAAHAFSLVHDAWSIFSNPHKKALYDEQLHFLTQPPPPPQPQPPPPQPQQQPQPIQFPLQQQQQPPPQHFQPPPSVQVNDNYNHHQQQRKNQNPRSTNESVGVFEEQNNGPSHGNADQSTGPRPRPESAGAKPSETDGQTFWTACPYCYGMFEYPKVYVDCTLRCQNCKRGFHAVVVRAPPEVTEEDGGEGEAGGYFCSFGHFPLGFSGNFKDINGSSSEWNPMSALFHCPMNGAKKNARKGPVSYYDHDTCAAFAELSDDTDDDDSSDGDWRGTKGSRMGRRRRRRRRSEAFGGGADVERRPIERPRRGVQQNGNAENDNGGGDDIVVDGEAVDATSAPAMVSNVEAGKKSVVGGSRRKGAGNLGKLDLNVEFSNEVEEASASGVRQGNVNGTGNAEDNIEGIGFFEGLDEFLNSLPILNVVADDKALSIGTLTMLISDSLNASVCFVVSFMFCPSERSQLTRLDFFLKRCFFYRVLLWCICGFAFLFCKPSVSEN, encoded by the exons ATGGATGGAAGCAACAGAGGTGAAGCTGAACGATGGTTATACACAGCCAACAAACTACTCAGCGCGCGTGACTTACACGGCGCCCGTTCCTTCGCCATTCGGGCACAAGAATCCGACCCGAGATTCGAAGCCACTGAACTTCTTCTTGCGGTTATCGACACTCTCTTAGCCGGTGAAGCTAGAATCAAAGAACAAATCGATTATTACGCCATTCTTCAAATCCTTCGTTATACTCAGAATATTGAGTATATCGCCGATCAATATCGCCGTCTCGCTATTCTACTTGACCCGAACCGTAACCCGTTTGCTTATGCTgctcatgctttctctcttgtTCATGATGCTTGGTCCATTTTCTCAAATCCACATAAGAAAGCTTTGTATGATGAACAGCTTCATTTTCTTACTCAACCACCACCGCCGCCGCAAccacaaccaccaccaccacagcCACAGCAACAACCGCAACCTATCCAATTTcctttacaacaacaacaacaaccaccaccacaACATTTTCAACCTCCTCCTTCAGTTCAAGTCAACGACAATtacaatcatcatcaacaacagagaaaaaaccaaaaccctaGGTCAACCAATGAATCTGTTGGGGTGTTTGAGGAACAAAACAACGGGCCGAGTCATGGCAATGCTGATCAGTCCACTGGGCCTAGGCCCAGGCCGGAGTCTGCTGGAGCTAAGCCGAGTGAAACTGACGGTCAAACTTTCTGGACGGCTTGTCCTTACTGTTATGGCATGTTTGAGTATCCTAAGGTTTATGTTGATTGTACACTCCGGTGTCAGAATTGTAAGAGGGGTTTTCATGCAGTGGTTGTACGGGCACCACCGGAGGTGACTGAAGAAGACGGTGGTGAGGGAGAGGCTGGTGGTTATTTCTGTAGCTTTGGGCATTTTCCTTTAGGGTTTAGTGGGAATTTTAAGGATATCAATGGGTCTTCTTCAGAATGGAACCCTATGTCTGCTTTGTTTCATTGCCCTATGAATGGTGCGAAGAAGAATGCTCGGAAGGGGCCTGTTAGTTATTATGATCATGATACCTGTGCAGCGTTTGCGGAGCTTTCTGATGAtactgatgatgatgatagcAGTGATGGTGATTGGCGGGGTACCAAAGGGAGTAGGATGGgtagaaggaggaggaggaggagaagaagCGAGGCTTTTGGTGGTGGTGCTGATGTTGAAAGGAGACCGATCGAGAGGCCTAGGAGGGGGGTTCAACAAAATGGTAATGCTGAGAATGACAATGGCGGTGGTGATGACATTGTGGTTGATGGTGAGGCTGTTGATGCTACTTCTGCACCTGCAATGGTGTCAAATGTAGAAGCTGGTAAGAAGTCCGTGGTGGGTGGTTCGAGGAGGAAGGGTGCTGGAAATTTGGGTAAGTTGGATTTGAATGTGGAGTTCAGCAATGAGGTGGAAGAAGCTTCTGCTAGTGGAGTGAGACAAGGGAACGTGAATGGGACAGGGAATGCTGAAGATAATATTGAAGGGATTGGGTTTTTTGAAGGGCTTGATGAGTTCCTTAATAGCTTACCAATTCTCAATGTTGTTGCAGACGACAAG GCATTATCTATTGGCACACTAACCATGCTTATTAGTGATTCTCTGAATGCATCTGTGTGTTTCGTTGTGTCGTTCATGTTTTGTCCTAGTGAGAGATCACAACTCACAAGGCTTGATTTCTTTCTTAAACGTTGTTTCTTCTACCGTGTTCTTCTTTGGTGTATCTGTGGctttgcttttttgttttgtaagcCGAGTGTTTCTGAAAATTAA